The uncultured Desulfatiglans sp. DNA window CCAGGAAAAGGGCCTTCCCATGCCGGTGGAGCGCACCCTGATCTGCCCGCCGCGCTGCCGCATGGGGGTGATCACCCCCGAAGAACGCCTGATGATACGGACGCGAAGCCCGCTCGGCGGCAAGTACGACACCCGCCTCAACCGCGAGTCGGCCCACGAGATCCTCGCCCGCCGGGCGGCGGCGGAACCTCCCGAGGCACGGTCACCCGGACGTCCGGAGCCCGCTGAGGACCGCAGCGGCCTCGGCGGGATTCTATGGGGAACCAAGCGCCGTCAGGGGATGCTGGAAACCATGGCGAAACAGGCCGCTCGCACCATCGGGAGCCAGATCGGCCGCCAGATCCTGCGCGGTGTGCTGGGAGGCATTTTGGGCGGATCCAGCCGCCGTTAGGGTTTCCATCCGGAAATGGCCTCTATTGCCGACCTCGGAGTCAATCCGCGCGTTTGCTTGTGCGGCGGCCTGCAGCTGAGCTCCATGCAAACGCTTGATCTCCTCGATATCGGCGAACCGGATCCCGACGCGAAGCGGCGGGACCGAGCACGCGAAGCGCCCCGTGAGAAAATCCTCGTTTCCCGATGAAAACCCGGGTTGAACGGAGAAATCTTTTCCCGGACGGATCTAGATATTCCGCTCCAGATTGATCGTCATGGATGGATTGAACCTGTTGGCACTGAAAAACTGGATCAACTTGGGATCGTTCCAGGCAACCAGCGTGTTGATCTTCTTGACTCCCACTCGTTTCAGGTGATCGACGAATTCCGCAATCAATCGGGCACCGATCCCCTGATGCTGAAAATCGGGGTCGACACCGATGGTATCCAGCGTGGCCTCCTGCTGGAAGATGCCATACTGCCCCATGTAGAGTTCCCCCATGACGAAGCCGGCGACGCTTCCATCTTCTTTTTCGGCCACCAGCGACACCGGGACATAATCCTTCGTCTCGAAAAGCTTCTCGAATTTCGCTTTGTAGTATTCGTGGCGCGATTCCTTTACGACCTTTTCATCGATCTCGAGGACGGCCTCGAAGTCATCAGCTTTCATGAGCCTGATCTTTATGGCATCGTCTTTCATAACCGCTCCCTTCTACATTGAAGTGGACTGCAGTCGCTCCTCTTGTTTCCCAACGTAAATTCGTCAACCGAACGGATCACCCTTCAGGGCCTCGAGCACTTTCCAAATTCAGTTCCTGCTCCGAAAAGGGTTCAGTACAAAATGAACCTCCTCAGAGGGAAATCCGTTGCTGGTTCGTGTGTCGGGTGCTGCGATGCGTTTCCTCGTCGATCCACCCCATCCTGAAAGCGTGGCAAAATGGAATCGACGTTTCTGCGGGAAGGATTTTTCCTGCCGGGAAGGCAGGTTATTTCAAGACGTTCTGGGCTTTTTCATAGAAGTATACCACACTATCGACGGATGGCTCCATAGTCTTGAAACAGAAAAGAGAGGTCAACCCTTTTTCGTTTGAGATTCGAACATGTGTGAACTTCGTATCCCTCTCCGCCGATCGGTCGATTCGCTGGAAAGACCCTGCAAAAAGAATCCGTTATACAGCGCCTCCGCAGTCAACCCAACCGCATGCTCAAGAAGCACCCCTGTTGATCGCCCCGGATATCCTCTGGCCTGAGGCGACAATTTCTGGTAGAAGGAAGGCATTCCACACCTTTTGGAAGGGCATCAGGAACCTTCAACACAGGGAGGACCGGCGCTGAAACGGCAATCCTTTCACTGGGCCTGGGTGATTCTGGGGACCTGTTTCCTGGATCTCTTCGTCAATTACTCCGCCCGCCTCGGCTACGGCGTCGTCCTTCCCGAAATCATCAAGGACCTGGACCTCAGCCGCACCGCAAGCGGCTCCATCTTCAATGCCTATCTCTTCGCCTACATAGCCCTCACGCCCCTCACGGGTTATCTCACCGACCGTCTGGGGGCGAGACGCATCATCACCGCCTGCGCCTTCATCCTGGCGACCGGGCTTTTCTTTATGGGACGGTCGCATTCGCTCTGGACGGTCCTGTTATCCTATGCCGTCGTGGGACTCGGGGCTACAGGGATGTGGACGCCGGTCATCACGGTGGTCCAGCGCTGGTTCGCCCCTCACCGGCGGGGACTCGCCCTGGGAATCCTTTCGACGGGATACGGTCTGGGATTTGCGACCATGGGGGCGGCCTTTCCATGGATCGTCTCCCATTTCACCTGGCGCCATGCGTGGTATTTCTTGGCTGCCGGGGCCCTTGGCATGGTCTTCCTGAACGGCGGACTCCTGCGGAGCAGCCCCGAGGCGGCCGGCGCCGTGCCTTGGGGCCTGAAGGACATCGGCATCCCTCTGACGACGGGGGGTTCGAAACGGAAGATCCCACTCCGGAAGGTCTTCAGACACCGGAACTTCTGGCTCATCGGGTGGAGCTACTTTTGCGCCTCCTACGGCCTTTACGGGATCACCACCTTCATGGTCGACTATGCGAAGGACCAGCTCGGGCTGCCCCTCGAAAAGGCGAGTCTGCTGGCGACGGTGCACGGGTCCTGCCAGGTGATCGGCGTTCTCACGATGCTGCCCCTTTCGGACTATCTGGGCCGAAGGCGTACGATCATCATCTCCAATAGCATGATCGCCGCCAGCCTGGCAGGGATTCTTTTAAGCGGCCCCTCGTGGCAATGGCTCTACCTCTTCGTAGGGGCCATGGCCGTCTTTTACGGTGTCACCTTTCCGATTTACGGGGCATCGGCCGGCGATTATTTCCCGAAGGAGTACATGGGAAGCGTCATCGGGATGTGGACCCCGTTCTACGGGCTGGGGGCCATCGTGGCCAACTGGGTGACCGGTTTTCTGCGCGATACCACCGGCCGATACAATGCGGCCTTCGTCATCTGCACCCTCGCGGCCATCCTGGCGGTGGCCCTTGTCTGGTTCGTGAGAAGGCCGGTCACGGGCGAAACCGATTGACAGAGAGGAGGAAGACATGCCGGATAGGGGACGTTATTTGTTGATCGATGTCGGCGCAGGCACCATGGATGTGCTCTATTGGGATGCCGCACTCGACATCCACTACAAGGCGGTGGTCAAATCACCCGTCCGGCGTCTGGCCGAGGAGGCATCGGCCATCGAGGGAGACATCCTCATCACCGGCTGCGAGATGGGCGGCGGAGCTCTCGGGAGCATTTTACGCGGCAAGGCCGATTCGGCCCGGGTGGTCATGACCACCGAGGCGGCTGCAACCCTCCATCACGACATGGGAAAGGTCCGCTCCTGGGGGATCGAGGTCGTGGATACAGCCCAAGCCTTGGAACGGATGAAAAACCCCGGTCTCAAACGGCTCGAACTGGCGGACGTCGACCCGGAGCGCATCCGCAGGCTCGTCGAAAGCTTCGGGGTGCCCTTCGCCTTCGATTGTGTCGGCCTCTGCGCCCAGGACCATGGCGTGGCCCCTCCGGGCGTGTCGCACCTCGACTTCCGGCATCGCCTTTTCACGGAGATCCTCGACCGCAGTCCCTCCCCATCCGCGCTTCTCTACCGCGCGGAGGAAGTGCCGGCTGCCATGAACCGCTTGAAATCGCTTGCGGAATCCGCCCGGAAACTGCCGGTGGAAGAAGGGATCTACGTCATGGACAGCGGGATGGCGGCCATTCTGGGGGCCTCACGCGACCGTGCCGCCCGCGGGAAAGAAAAGATCCTGGTGCTGGACGTGGCCACCTCCCACACCGTGGGAGCCGCGCTCGAAAGGGACGAAATCGTCGGATTCTTCGAGTATCATACGCGGGACATCACGGCCTCCAATCTCGACCGTCTGTTGAAAGACCTGCCCGAAGGAAGACTCAGCCACGAGGAAATCCTGCGCGAAGGCGGACACGGAGCGTATACCCGGCGGCGCTTCCCTTGGGAAGACACACTGCCGATCATCGCGACAGGACCCAAACGCGCCCTGTTGAAGGATTCCCGGCTACCCATCGTCTACGGCGCTCCTTTCGGGGACAACATGATGACCGGCTGCGGGGGGCTGCTCGAGGCCATCCGGGGCAGACAGGGGCTCGATCCGGCGGAGATTGTTTAATCTCGCCCTGCCTTTTTTTCTCGGAGGCACGTCAGGGAAAAGACTTGTCCAAAAACGGCGTTTCAAGGTCTTTCCCGCATTGCGGACGCGTAAGATGAGCTGCAGGCAGTTTCCCTGCGAAAAGGGTCTTTTTGCCCGATAGGGGCATCATGGACATCCCCTGGCAAACCGGGCCGATCCCGATTCTTCAACCGATGATGCATCGGTCCTGGAATCCACGAAATTGGAGGTGTGCGTGAGCACAAATATGATATAATAAAAATTTATTGAATTGCACCGCTCGCAGCAGCCTCGACCCACCCTGGCCTTCTTCTGGGTGAACAGACAGAGACGCCGGGTGCGGCGATTATAAAGCAGATAGAAAGGAAGTCGTCAAATGATGCCTGCAACAGAGAAAATTTGGGTGCTCGTCCTGGCAGGACTTCTTTTTTTTTCCCTCAGCGCCTGTAACACCATCAAGGGCTTCGGAAGAGACGTCGAGCGGGCCGGAGAGACCATTCAAGACGTCGCAAAATAGGCAGGACAACCGAGCCATTCTGCCAAGTCGATCGGCTGTGGAACCCAAGGACGGCGTCATGAGCAAGCCCACACCCCGGGAAATCGAACGTGTCAGGCACCTGCGTGACGAAATCCGGCGGCATAACCACCTGTATTACGTCCTCGACAATCCCGAGATATCGGATGCCGAATATGACCGGCTCTTCGACGAACTGAAGGCCCTCGAAGAGAAATACCCCGAACTGGTCACGCCCGACTCGCCCACCCAGAGAGTCGGAGCGGAACCGCTTGAAAAATTCAGGACGGTTCGTCACACCATCCCCATGCTGAGCCTCAACAAGTGCACCACCGAGGCCGAATTTCGGGATTTTCACCGGCGGGTCAGGGATCTCCTGAAGGTGCCCGAAACGGATATCCATTACACCGTCGAGCCCAAATTCGATGGCCTGGCGGTCGAGGTCCGATACGAAAAAGGGGCATATTCCCTCGGGGCGACCCGAGGAGACGGGACGGTCGGTGAGGATGTGACACAGAATCTCAAGACCGTCAAATCCATCCCGCTGAAGCTCATGGAAAACCCGGTGCCCAATATGATCGAGGTGCGGGGTGAAATCATCATGAGCAAGGAGGATTTCGCAGCGCTCAACCGGGACCGCGCGGACCGCGGAGAACCCCTTTTCGCCAACCCGCGCAACGCCGCAGCAGGGTCCGTGCGGCAGTTGGACCCGCGCATCACCGCCTCACGCCCTCTGGGCATGTTCGCCTACGGCATCGGCCGGATGGATTCCCGCCAACCGGCGACCCAGTGGGAAACACTTGAAGCCCTGAAAAAACTGGGGTTCAGAGTCAGCCCACACATCCGCCTCTGCAGAAGCGCCGACGAGGTGCACGCCTTCTATCAAGAGATCCTGGAGGTCCGTGACAGCCTTCCCTATGAAATCGACGGCATCGTCATCAAGGTGGACGCCTTCGACTTTCAGCGTAGCCTCGGAGAACTCAGCCGAAGCCCTCGATGGGCTGTCGCGTGGAAGTTTCCGCCCCAGCAGGAACACACCGTTGTCAAGGATATCCTCGTCAGCGTGGGGCGCACGGGCGCCTTGACCCCCGTCGCGCTGCTCGAGCCGGTCCGGGTGGCAGGCGTGGAGGTGAGCCGCGCCACCCTCCACAACGAAGACGAGGTCCACAAGAAGGACGTGCGGGTGGGGGACACCGTCGTTATCCAGAGGGCGGGGGACGTCATCCCCGAGGTGGTCAAGGTCATCCGCTCCAAACGCCGGGGCGACCCGCCGCCCTTTACCATGCCGGAGACCTGCCCGGTATGCGGCTCCAAGGTCGAGCGGCTGCCGGGTGAGGCGATCCACCGCTGCACGGGCATTGCCTGCCCAGCGCAGATCAAAGAGCATCTAGCCCATTTCGTCTCCAAAGGGGCCATGGATATGGAAGGACTCGGCTACAAGTTCCTCGAGCAGATGGTGGACAGAGGGATCATCCAGGATCCGGCCGACCTCTATTTTCTCACCAGGGAAGACCTCATGAAGATGGACCGCATGGGGGACAAGCTGGCTGAGAACCTCCTGGCGGCCATTGAAAACAGCCGGAATCCTACACTCACGAGCCTCATTTACGCCCTTGGGATCAGAAACGTCGGGAGGCATTTGGCCGGTGTGCTCGCACACCATTTCCATTCCATCGAAAACCTCGCCCGCCAAAACCAGGAAGACCTCGAAGAGGTGCACGAGATCGGACCCACCATCGCCCTCAGCGTGACCCATTTCTTCCACAACCCCAAGAACATCGCCTTCCTCGAAAAGCTGAGGAAAGGCGGGGTGACCTTTCCCGTCGAGAAGACGGAGTCACGGAATGCATCCCTTGCCGGGAAGACCTTCGTGCTGACCGGGGCGCTCGAAGGATATACACGGGAAGAGGCGCGGCGCCTGATCGAAAACCTCGGCGGCAGGGTCGCCGGTTCGGTCAGCCGCAAAACGGATTACGTAGTGGCCGGCCGGGATCCGGGGTCGAAGCTTGACCAGGCCCAGCGCCTGGGGATCACGATCCTTGACGAGGCGGCGTTTCGTGAGATCACGGGCGGGTGAACATCCGGGGTAACTGAGACCCTGGCGGCGGCCGTTATCAGGGCTGGGAAGGGCTCGGCCTTTCAGGACCGGCTGCGAGGCTCGATCTTGGCGGTCAGATAAAAGACGATGCCTAGGACCAGCAGGCCGCCGATCAGCAGGGCGAAGGTGACGGCATCCTTTTCATCGATGGCCGCCACGAACAGCTTGCGGATAAAGGCGACTAACGCCAGTTCGACAAAGACCTGGACACGGAAGCCGCCCCCTCGGAGATGCTCCACCTGGGTGTGAAGGAGTTCGATCATCATCCACAGGATCAGCAGGGAGCCGAGGGCGCGGATAATGCCGGTCTCGAGGGTCTCCCGCAGCGCATAAAGGATGTCCGAGACCAGGAGCCCCGCCACTCCTGCAGACATGAGCACCAGCCCTACCATGAGCACCAGATTCAGGCCGTGAAGCAGGCGCTCGGCCCAGCGCACCAGCCAGAGTTCCGCCCGGTGCGAAATGAACACCTTCTTGAGTTCGGCCTCCCGGTAGGAGCTCGTCATGACGTCCAGACTGATGTCGAGGACCTTGTTCATGGTCTCCACCAGGTCCTGGCGGCGGGAGGTGTCCTGCACCTCTGCGACGAGGTGGCTGATGCAGAAGGTTCGGATGAAATTCATGGCCGCGTTGACATAATGCCCATTCAGTCCGATCTTCACGTGGATCTTGCCGATCCGCTGCAGGCGAAGCAGATACCGGTGATCGTATTCCGCGGTCAGGAGGTCTCGAAACCAGCTCTTGATGGTGCGTTTGCGCTTGGCGACGGCGGCCTCGGTGGTGAAGTAGGAAGCGGTCCGCGGGCTTTCCAGAAGGTAGCTGTAAAAATCCTCGGCCAACTGATCTTCATACGGCAGCAGGCTGTTCGCAAGCTCCGCGAGATTTTTCTCGTCGAGCGTCGAAAACCGGTAGTGCTTGCGAATATCCTGCATGTTTTCCATCGAGTGGCCTCCAATCCAGGAGCGGCTTGTCGGGAACGAAGCACCAATCCACCTTGTGGATTCTACTTGCCTTTTTGCCGATGTCAACCAAAAGACCGTTCGGGACCGTCGAACGGCCTTCTGCAGCAAGAGTGACAGGGGCCTGGAATGCGCCGGAAGGGATCCGCTCGAAACATCGTACACCGCGTCATCGCATCCGGACGGCTCTTGTGGAGCCTCTCCTGATCAGGGATCTTTCAGGAGGCGAGCCGTTTTTTCAGCATGATCCGATCTCCCGGGCCGGCCGTCCTCATGGAACCGGCCGTCTTTCAGCAGCATGCATTGTCCGGAACGACGAAAGTCCTCCACCATGAAGGATCGTTCTTTCAAAAGACACACCATCAGGAGGGTGCTGGCCGGCATCACTGCACTGGCATGGCTGGCGGTGTTCTCATCAGGCTGCTCCGAGGACGAGCGGCTGAAGCGGGAGATCCGTGAAGATGCCAGGGCTGGACGCTTCGATGAGGCCGTCGCGAAGGCGCGCGAGCACTTTGCGGCGGACAAGCTCACGCTCATGGTCCTGCTCGAAACCATCGACATCGAGCGCAATCGCGCCGAGAAAACAACCTACCGGCACCACCTCACCCTCGAAGCAGTGGCGTGGGAAAAGACGGACTCCGGGGTTTCCCTTTCGGGCGGGATACGCAATTCCGGGGACCGGACCCTGACCGGTTACGGCATCCAGGCGACCCTGCTGCGGGACATCGAGCGGAAGGAGACCTTTTTCTTCGCTCGAATCGCACAGGTGCCCCCCGGGGGTCTCGGCATCTTCCGCTACGATAGAAAAACCCGGGCGCCGTTCGATCACGTGCTGCTCGAAATTCATGATTTCGGGATCGAAGACGACTGATTCCCCTTTCTTTCCGCTTGACAGGGAACAAGTCCCTGCTTCATCTTGTCCCCTGACTCATCAGGCCGAAAAAGGATCACGCCCCGCCAAACCCGTTCCCGTCCCCTCCAGATCATTCCAGCCGCGCGGATAGCTGGAGGAACGGCAGCGCTCCAAGGAGGACTCCGAGATGAAAAAAAATCCCCTGCGCCAAGGCATCCTGACGCTGTTGTCTGCCGCGCTGTTTTTGATTGCGGCAACCCCGGTCCTGGCGGAAAAGGCTGAATACAGCATGGTGATCGCCCACCTGTATCCTGCCGACATGGAGAGCAACGAGGTGCATCCAGCCCTCGTCCGCTTTGCCGATATCGTCGAGACCCAGACCGGCGGCGCCGTGGAGGTCAAGATCTTCGGTGCCATGCAGCTGGGGACCGAGATCGAATACACCGCCAAGGCGCAACAGGGGAAAACCGTGCAGGCCGCCGTCCTCTCCTCAGGCGCCTTTTCCTCTTTCTTCCGAAAATACCAGGTGATTACAACGCCCTTCCTTTTCGACGATTACAATACCGCCTGGGCCTTTTTCGACAGCGAATGGTATGCGGGCTTCATGGACGAGATGCGGAAGGCGACCGGTCTGCGCTGGCTGGGGACCTTCGATGAAGGCGGCGGGTTCGTGGCCTTCACCAACAACAAGCGGCTCATCAAAACGCCTGAAGACATGAAGGGTTTGAGGATCCGCGTCGAGGAAAACCCAGCCCACATCGCCGTCATGGAATCACTCGGCGCCAAGGCCGTCCCGCTCGAATGGGGCCAAGTCCCCACCGCCCTTCAGACAGGGGTCGCCGACGGTCAGTTCAACGCGCCTGGGCTCAACACCGCGATGCGCTTTTGGGACACGTGCAAATACACCACCTGGACGGGCCACATCTACAATACGGGCAACTGGTTGGTCAACGACGTGTGGTTCAAGAGTCTGCCCGAAACCTATCAGCAGATCATCCTGCGCGCCGCCCGCCAGGCCATCGGCTATGCCCGCGGGGTCGCGGCACACCTTTGCTACCTCGGCTGGCAGGAAGGCACCCGGAAGTACAAGGACCATTACATCCCGAGCAGTCAGGAAAAAGAGGCCTTCAAGAAACTCATGCGTCCGGCCTTTTTCACCTGGGCGACAAAGGATTTCGGTCTCGCCCCTGAACTGCTCAACGAGGTCTGGTCCACGGTAGACGGCATCAGCAAAGGACTTGACCAGGAATATCATGACAAGTGGGGCCGTTAGCAGGCCCCATCCCCGCCGCCATGGAACTGATCGTCTCCTTCAGCGATAAACTGAACGGCATCGTGCTTCGCGTCTGCGGAGCCATGGTGGCAGTACTCCTCGTCATCAATATCTACGGGGTCTTCTTCCGTTATGCGCTGAACGACCCCCTGCCCTGGCCCCTGCCTGTTTCGCGCATCCTGCTCGTCTGGATCGCGCTCCTCGGGATCAGCGTCGCCCTCAAGGCCGGTGAGCATGTCGCCGTCGAAGGGGTCGTTCGCTCCCTGCCCGAACAATACGAAAGAACCATCCGGGTGGGCGGCTACGCGGTCACAGGGATCTGGCTCGCAGTGGTCCTCTGGCAGGGCTGGCTCGCCACCGTTGCGGCCGATCAGATGATGATGATCTCAGCGAAGTTACAGCTCTCCTTCAAATGGCGGCTGGCCGCCGTCCCGATCAGCGCCGCCGTCCAGATCGTCCACGTTCTTGCCTGTCCTGCGATCATCCAGGCCGCCATGGAAGAAAGAGCGGAGAAGCATCCATGACGACCGTCCTCATCGTCTTCGTCCTTCTCCTCATTCTGGCCGTCCCGATCGGTTACATCATGGGCATCTCGTCTCTGATCGGGCTCTTCCAGATGGGCGGCTGGGAATACCTGGAGCCTGTGGCCGTATCGCTCCATTCCGGCACATCCGGGTACATTCTCGTCTCGATCCCTTTCTTCGTCCTCACGGCGGAGATCCTGAATCAATCCGGCATGACCACCAGGCTCGTGGCCTTCGCCGACAGCCTTTTCGGGCACCTGAGAGGCGGGCTGAGCCATGTCAACATCTTCGTCAGCATCCTGTTCGCCGGTCTGACCGGCACCGCGATCACCGATACCGTAGCCGTAGGCGGCATCCTCATCCCCGCCATGAAAAAACAGGGGTACACCGCCGGCTATGCCGCAGCTGTCACCGCCGCCTCGTCGGTCATCGGACCGATCATACCCCCGAGCGTCGTGATGGTGATCTACGCGAGCATCCTGAGGCTTTCGGTCCCGGCCCTCTTCGCTGCGGCCCTCATCCCCGGCCTCCTGTGCGGCCTGGGCCTGCTGGTCCAAAGCTGGGTCCTGAGCACGCGGCGGAACTACCCGAAATCGAGCCGCGCCACTCTCGGGACGGTAGCCCGTGCAGCCATCCAAGCCACACCGCCCATGGGCGTGGGGATTTTCATCCTCGGCTGCATCCTCTTCGGCATCACGGATGTCTCGGAGGCCGCCGCCGGCGGCGCTCTCTATGCGCTCCTTCTCGGCTGGATAGGGTACCGGAGCCTCGGTCTGCGGGAGATCTGGCAATCGATGCTGAACACCGTCGTACTCTCGGGGGTGATCTTCCTGCTCATCGGGGCCGCCGCGGCCCTGGGCTGGTTCATCACGCTGTCGGGTGTCGTGGAAGAGACCGGGAAATGGGTGGCTTCATTGGACGCCAGCCCCTATATCATCCTGACGCTCGTGGACGCGGTCGTTCTGATCGCCGGCATGTTCATCGACGTCATCCCCGCCGCTCTGGTGCTGGGTCCGGTGCTTTCACCCGCCATGACCCAGCTCGGCGTCGATCCGATCCATTTTGCAATGGTCATGATGGTCGGGTTGAATATCGGCAACACCACGCCTCCCATGGGAATGAGCCTGATGACCGCCTCGCGCATCGCCCGCATCCCCTATGAATCCTGTATGAAGGACGCCGGCTGGTTCATCTGCGCGGAGATAGGCATCCTGCTGCTCGTGACCTATCTCCCGGTTTTTTCCCTGTGGTTGCCACAGCTACTGGGCTACACGAACTAGATCAATAAGAGATGTGTTTCTCGATGAAATCCTTGTGCTCCTTTTTCCACTCCTCTCCGAACTTTCTCTCGTAATAGGAACCCAGTCTCTCGAGCCAGCGCCACCAAGGGCTCCGGCCCCTTTCCCGGGCCTCAAGGACGTCCTCCAAAAACAATTGGATGTCGTTCAGTTTTTCCTTGGGGACGTAGGAAGCCGCCCCCTCATGCAAAGACTTCAGGGTGTTTTCAGGAGACAAGGCGTGCGCCGTGAGCATCACCGCCGGCACCCCTCTGCTTCGGGCGATCTGAAGCAGATTGAAGCCATCCACGCCCATGATGTCCAGGACCGCGAGGTCGTAATGCCTGGTATTGAGCAGCTCCGACGCTTCATCGAAAGTGGAGGCCGCCGTGATGGAACACATGGGAAGCAGTTCCTCGAGGCTTTCGAGCACATCCGGTTCATCATCTACGATAAGGACCTTCTTCCCTTCCAGCCGAGACAGCGTGGCGCCTTTCTCAGATCCCTTTTTAGCCATAGGTTCATCTCCCTAAAAGGATACGCTCTTGCAGACGAAAAACGGCGGCCCGAAAAGTCCTCGCACGCACCCTACTCGATCAATTCCGGCAGAAACGTCGCAATGGAGGGAAACGCAATGATCGCAGCAGTCCCTACGATAAGAGCCAACAGGAAAGGAACCGAGCCCCTGAAAATCGTCATCAGGGGGACGTCCCCGGCGATACCCCTCACGATGTACACGCATATTCCCACTGGTGGGGTGATGGTGCCCATATGTGTGACGAGGACGATGACAATCCCGAACCAGATGGGATCATATCCCAGATTCACCACAATCGGGTAAAAGATGGGAATCGTCAACATGATGAGCGCCATCGAGTCGATGAAGAAGCCCCCGATCAGAAAGATGAGGCATATCAAAGCCATGATCGCCCATGGAGGCCAGTGGATCATCCCGACGGAGGTGGCCAGATCCATCGGGATGCGGGTCAGGGCCAGGAAGTGTCCGAAGACGGTGGCCCCGGCGATCAGCATGATGACCATGCAGGAGATCTTCAAGGTCCCGTAAACGGCGTTCAGGAAATTCTCCCATGAAAGCTTTCTCTGCGCCACCACGATGATGAGGATCAGCATCGCCCCCACGGCCCCGGATTTCGTAGGGGTGAACAGGCCCATCACGAGGCCTCCCATCACGAATGCGAAGACGGCGATCGTTTCCCACAGGTGCCGAAGGGAATAGAGCATTTCCTTCAGGCTGAATTTCTCCCCTTTGGGCCCCTGCTCCGGCTTCCACAGGCAGTAGATCCAGATGGCGACCATGAAGAGAAATGTGATGAATAGGCCGGGTACGATACCGGCGATGAACAGGCTCCCGATAGACTGTTCGGTCAGGATACCGTAGATGATAAGGACCACGCTCGGGGGGATCAGGGAGCCCAGCCCCCCGCCCGAGGCCACGGAGCCGGTCGCGAGTTGCCCTCCGTAGTCGTACCGTTTCATCTCGGGCAGTCCGATGGTCCCCATGGTAGCCGACGTGGCGGTGGCCGATCCGCAGACGGCCCCGAAGGCTGCGCAGGCCATGACCGTGGCCATAGCCAGCCCTCCCCGGACGCGCCCGATGAATTTATAGGCCACGTCGTACAAGTGGCGGCTGACCCCGGCATAATAAGCGATATAGCCCATAAAGACGAAAAGAGGGATCAGGGTCAGACCGTAAGAGGAGAATACGCTGAAAACGTCCACGGCCAGGAGCTTCATGCCCGCCCTCAGGTTCGTCAGATAGCTGTACCCGAGGAAGCCCACGATGGCCATGACGTAGGCGACCGCCATTCTCGTAAAGAAAAGCACCAGCAGGAGCACGATGCCGATGATGCCCACAAGCGTAAAATCACTCATCCCGCTCGCCTCCCCTCACAAACACCAGGAACTCAATGAACATGATCAACGCCAGGTTGAGGCAGGCGAAGGACACCCCGTAAATGAGATAAAATGTGGGGAAT harbors:
- a CDS encoding conserved membrane hypothetical protein (Evidence 4 : Unknown function but conserved in other organisms), giving the protein MENMQDIRKHYRFSTLDEKNLAELANSLLPYEDQLAEDFYSYLLESPRTASYFTTEAAVAKRKRTIKSWFRDLLTAEYDHRYLLRLQRIGKIHVKIGLNGHYVNAAMNFIRTFCISHLVAEVQDTSRRQDLVETMNKVLDISLDVMTSSYREAELKKVFISHRAELWLVRWAERLLHGLNLVLMVGLVLMSAGVAGLLVSDILYALRETLETGIIRALGSLLILWMMIELLHTQVEHLRGGGFRVQVFVELALVAFIRKLFVAAIDEKDAVTFALLIGGLLVLGIVFYLTAKIEPRSRS
- a CDS encoding hypothetical protein (Evidence 5 : Unknown function), whose amino-acid sequence is MKDRSFKRHTIRRVLAGITALAWLAVFSSGCSEDERLKREIREDARAGRFDEAVAKAREHFAADKLTLMVLLETIDIERNRAEKTTYRHHLTLEAVAWEKTDSGVSLSGGIRNSGDRTLTGYGIQATLLRDIERKETFFFARIAQVPPGGLGIFRYDRKTRAPFDHVLLEIHDFGIEDD
- a CDS encoding TRAP transporter substrate-binding protein — encoded protein: MKKNPLRQGILTLLSAALFLIAATPVLAEKAEYSMVIAHLYPADMESNEVHPALVRFADIVETQTGGAVEVKIFGAMQLGTEIEYTAKAQQGKTVQAAVLSSGAFSSFFRKYQVITTPFLFDDYNTAWAFFDSEWYAGFMDEMRKATGLRWLGTFDEGGGFVAFTNNKRLIKTPEDMKGLRIRVEENPAHIAVMESLGAKAVPLEWGQVPTALQTGVADGQFNAPGLNTAMRFWDTCKYTTWTGHIYNTGNWLVNDVWFKSLPETYQQIILRAARQAIGYARGVAAHLCYLGWQEGTRKYKDHYIPSSQEKEAFKKLMRPAFFTWATKDFGLAPELLNEVWSTVDGISKGLDQEYHDKWGR
- a CDS encoding membrane hypothetical protein (Evidence 5 : Unknown function), with protein sequence MGPLAGPIPAAMELIVSFSDKLNGIVLRVCGAMVAVLLVINIYGVFFRYALNDPLPWPLPVSRILLVWIALLGISVALKAGEHVAVEGVVRSLPEQYERTIRVGGYAVTGIWLAVVLWQGWLATVAADQMMMISAKLQLSFKWRLAAVPISAAVQIVHVLACPAIIQAAMEERAEKHP
- a CDS encoding TRAP transporter large transmembrane protein; protein product: MTTVLIVFVLLLILAVPIGYIMGISSLIGLFQMGGWEYLEPVAVSLHSGTSGYILVSIPFFVLTAEILNQSGMTTRLVAFADSLFGHLRGGLSHVNIFVSILFAGLTGTAITDTVAVGGILIPAMKKQGYTAGYAAAVTAASSVIGPIIPPSVVMVIYASILRLSVPALFAAALIPGLLCGLGLLVQSWVLSTRRNYPKSSRATLGTVARAAIQATPPMGVGIFILGCILFGITDVSEAAAGGALYALLLGWIGYRSLGLREIWQSMLNTVVLSGVIFLLIGAAAALGWFITLSGVVEETGKWVASLDASPYIILTLVDAVVLIAGMFIDVIPAALVLGPVLSPAMTQLGVDPIHFAMVMMVGLNIGNTTPPMGMSLMTASRIARIPYESCMKDAGWFICAEIGILLLVTYLPVFSLWLPQLLGYTN
- a CDS encoding Response regulator receiver domain protein, which translates into the protein MAKKGSEKGATLSRLEGKKVLIVDDEPDVLESLEELLPMCSITAASTFDEASELLNTRHYDLAVLDIMGVDGFNLLQIARSRGVPAVMLTAHALSPENTLKSLHEGAASYVPKEKLNDIQLFLEDVLEARERGRSPWWRWLERLGSYYERKFGEEWKKEHKDFIEKHISY